A part of Candidatus Dormiibacterota bacterium genomic DNA contains:
- a CDS encoding response regulator — protein sequence MSPEAPKAKSFADILQQNQEFVAHLQTLQDDMGAQLADNAKELELVKGQLDAKQQELDDLQNAQLQWAMDRQALLEQHESLKKGHGALQQSHERTQTELGRLKDDLARAKSRDDERAKERQALLDQHESLKQGHQDLQQSHDRAQVELARLKDDVARAKTRDEERRGQLRQLEQERMQLAQKYEGDQKKLVADLKIAEDDLNSLQSSQLQWAVDRETLLKDRDNAVAKQAQLEQEWQKARAALTEEKARLQDLTTQMQQQLKAAQTEIEPLKAARDKWQAERQRLIADVARLEQGSQAAESQFKADRKLLQSQLEEARKKGADLDKAEAEFQRLSDERSALLTKVKALEKDWQSREASFAEEKSTLKKQVAEASARLAATQRDYEKIKALHADLAGETGRKAEEWTSREQRLTAEKNQLKVDLERIQAQLSDMMSQTNELHSQRAVEAKELDQAWQREKASLKAQLDEARKAAGSTPPTSQVLARYEAEKRAMQAQLEGLKVELTASGKNKDAAPALSQAKRDFEAKFRVIYDQSHDLNSPLNAIIGFSEILLDEKANKTTPEERREFVAHINESGKRLVEHIRELIEFAKQEAGIQERPVQMMPPVGAGTKAPVILVADNDPAVKERIEPFLSHAGYEVVIAASAQEALRKAVQLQPLAVLIDTQLPPNGGSGLVYDLRRESKTKDIPIVLTSKVNKESLPFDIGQADFLTKPIDRQQLLQMMVKFDLLADGKKGKKTPSSILIVDDDPQNIRLVKAMLKPFNMEVMVADGGKAGLELALKKKPDMIILDLMMPDVDGFEVVSKLREDPEASKIPILIYTAKNISSEDRERLQGNIQSIIQKGDFGKDRFLEMINNLQTNQAA from the coding sequence ATGAGCCCCGAGGCGCCCAAGGCTAAATCCTTCGCCGACATTCTGCAGCAGAACCAGGAGTTCGTCGCGCATCTCCAGACGCTGCAGGATGACATGGGTGCCCAGCTCGCCGACAACGCGAAAGAGCTGGAGCTGGTCAAAGGACAGCTCGACGCCAAGCAGCAGGAGCTCGACGATCTGCAGAACGCCCAGCTGCAGTGGGCGATGGACCGGCAGGCGCTCCTCGAGCAGCATGAATCGCTCAAGAAAGGCCACGGCGCGTTGCAGCAGAGCCACGAGCGGACCCAGACGGAACTCGGTCGCCTCAAGGATGACCTCGCGCGTGCCAAGAGCCGTGACGACGAGCGCGCCAAGGAGCGCCAGGCGCTGCTCGACCAGCATGAGTCACTGAAGCAGGGGCACCAGGATCTCCAGCAGAGCCACGACCGGGCCCAGGTCGAGCTCGCCCGTCTGAAGGACGACGTCGCCCGCGCCAAGACCCGTGACGAGGAGCGCCGCGGCCAGCTCCGGCAGCTCGAACAGGAGCGGATGCAGCTTGCCCAGAAGTACGAGGGCGACCAGAAGAAGTTGGTGGCCGACCTCAAGATCGCGGAGGACGACCTCAACAGCCTGCAGTCGTCCCAGCTCCAATGGGCCGTGGATCGCGAGACCTTACTGAAGGATCGCGACAACGCCGTCGCCAAGCAGGCGCAGCTAGAGCAGGAGTGGCAGAAAGCCAGGGCCGCGCTCACCGAGGAAAAGGCGCGGCTGCAGGATCTCACCACTCAAATGCAACAGCAATTGAAGGCTGCTCAGACCGAGATCGAGCCGCTCAAGGCCGCCCGCGACAAATGGCAGGCAGAGCGGCAGCGGCTGATCGCGGATGTCGCCCGGTTGGAGCAGGGATCGCAGGCCGCCGAGTCGCAGTTCAAAGCCGATCGCAAGTTGCTGCAGAGCCAGTTGGAAGAAGCCCGCAAGAAGGGCGCCGATCTGGATAAGGCCGAGGCGGAATTCCAGCGTCTCAGTGACGAGCGCTCGGCGCTGCTGACCAAGGTCAAGGCGCTCGAGAAGGACTGGCAGAGCCGCGAGGCGTCGTTCGCGGAGGAGAAATCCACGCTCAAGAAGCAGGTCGCCGAAGCGTCGGCCAGGTTGGCCGCGACGCAGCGGGACTACGAAAAGATCAAGGCCCTGCACGCCGACCTTGCCGGGGAGACCGGCCGCAAGGCTGAGGAATGGACCAGCCGCGAGCAGCGGCTCACCGCCGAAAAGAACCAGCTCAAGGTCGACCTGGAGCGGATCCAGGCACAGCTCTCCGACATGATGTCGCAGACGAACGAGCTGCACAGCCAGCGTGCGGTCGAGGCCAAGGAGCTGGACCAGGCGTGGCAGCGAGAAAAGGCCTCACTCAAGGCGCAGCTCGACGAGGCCCGCAAAGCCGCCGGCAGCACCCCGCCGACGAGCCAGGTCCTGGCCCGTTACGAGGCGGAGAAGCGCGCCATGCAGGCGCAGCTGGAGGGTCTCAAGGTGGAGTTGACCGCCAGCGGAAAGAACAAGGACGCGGCGCCGGCGCTGAGCCAGGCGAAACGCGACTTCGAGGCCAAGTTCCGCGTCATCTACGACCAGAGCCATGACCTCAACTCGCCACTCAACGCCATCATCGGCTTCTCCGAGATCCTGCTCGACGAAAAGGCGAACAAGACGACGCCCGAAGAGCGGCGCGAGTTTGTCGCCCACATCAACGAGAGCGGCAAGCGGCTGGTGGAGCACATCCGCGAGCTGATCGAGTTCGCCAAGCAGGAGGCCGGCATCCAGGAGCGGCCGGTCCAAATGATGCCGCCCGTCGGGGCCGGTACGAAGGCACCCGTGATCCTGGTCGCCGACAACGACCCGGCGGTGAAGGAGCGCATCGAGCCCTTCCTCAGCCATGCCGGCTACGAGGTGGTTATTGCCGCCAGCGCGCAGGAGGCATTGCGCAAGGCGGTGCAGCTCCAGCCGCTGGCCGTGCTGATCGATACCCAGCTCCCGCCCAACGGTGGCAGCGGCCTGGTCTACGACCTGCGCCGCGAGTCGAAGACGAAGGATATCCCCATCGTGCTGACCTCCAAGGTCAACAAGGAATCGCTGCCCTTCGACATCGGCCAGGCCGACTTCCTCACCAAGCCCATCGACCGCCAGCAGCTGCTCCAGATGATGGTCAAGTTCGACCTGCTGGCAGACGGCAAGAAGGGCAAGAAGACGCCCTCATCGATCCTGATCGTCGACGACGATCCGCAGAACATCCGTCTGGTCAAGGCCATGCTCAAACCGTTCAACATGGAAGTCATGGTCGCCGACGGTGGCAAGGCGGGCCTGGAGCTGGCGCTCAAGAAGAAGCCCGACATGATCATCCTCGACCTGATGATGCCCGACGTCGACGGCTTCGAGGTCG